One window from the genome of Candidatus Thorarchaeota archaeon encodes:
- a CDS encoding aminoglycoside phosphotransferase family protein, with protein MTRHQGLIHGLTVSQLELLLNEAICWDEPVRLAPQPLGGWSSINLLGVTDSERVTVKLPARVPPYPENPFERLHSVYKKVGASGVCPRPLASGRLADRAKTPFLILQFVEGRTVSDIEDLLPATVTELRRALARLNSTDAIEGEVYDRPSDMLRYHCARVRLAIAHHSLPEADLFLRTTEGLNEYLDNTCEWTQAVVHGDLQEPNILLTDRGVVLLDLESCCVADPFYDLSYLSVQRAGGGMKAVSKHLVHSLEESRVESLAPLSLSSVISWSLERLAAEECGLIESSVSSPRSRDAIRRYVRSKLTHLKALSRLWHR; from the coding sequence GTGACACGCCATCAAGGTCTCATTCATGGGCTGACGGTATCACAGCTGGAGCTGTTGCTGAATGAGGCCATATGCTGGGACGAACCAGTCCGGCTGGCGCCACAACCACTCGGGGGATGGAGCAGTATCAATCTGCTCGGTGTGACTGATTCAGAGCGGGTGACTGTCAAGCTGCCAGCAAGAGTGCCCCCATACCCTGAGAATCCCTTCGAGAGGCTTCACTCGGTCTACAAGAAGGTCGGAGCATCTGGAGTATGCCCGCGTCCTCTTGCAAGCGGACGTCTCGCAGACAGGGCCAAGACCCCCTTCCTCATTCTGCAGTTTGTTGAAGGACGCACAGTGTCCGATATTGAGGATCTGCTCCCTGCGACGGTCACCGAGTTGAGAAGGGCACTTGCGCGACTAAACTCAACAGACGCGATTGAGGGGGAAGTGTATGACCGGCCATCAGACATGCTGAGATACCACTGCGCGAGAGTGCGGCTGGCAATTGCCCACCACTCGTTGCCAGAGGCCGACCTCTTCCTGAGAACTACGGAGGGGTTGAATGAGTACTTGGACAACACTTGTGAGTGGACTCAAGCAGTAGTACACGGTGACCTCCAAGAACCAAACATCCTGTTGACAGACCGCGGAGTGGTCCTGCTTGACCTCGAGTCGTGCTGTGTGGCAGACCCATTTTATGACCTCTCGTACCTCTCAGTGCAAAGGGCTGGCGGTGGTATGAAGGCCGTTTCGAAGCATCTCGTGCATTCTCTCGAAGAGAGCCGGGTGGAGTCACTTGCACCCCTGTCTCTGTCGTCAGTGATATCGTGGAGTCTTGAACGTCTTGCCGCTGAGGAGTGTGGTCTCATAGAGTCAAGTGTCAGTAGTCCTAGGAGTCGCGATGCGATTCGCCGCTATGTTCGCTCCAAATTGACGCATCTGAAGGCTCTCTCAAGACTGTGGCATCGATAG
- a CDS encoding DUF2240 family protein yields MNGRQVLLVLSHLFRARGPRVSIEDAVYYLSFRWRYGRPSSVRRMLTLAVENQMISRNGNEITAEFLFDKQVISPEMSSSLRDSIDVKSDYSPML; encoded by the coding sequence ATGAATGGCAGGCAGGTCCTTCTTGTTCTCTCACACCTCTTCAGAGCCAGAGGCCCGAGAGTCAGCATAGAGGATGCGGTCTACTACCTGTCCTTTCGGTGGAGATATGGTCGTCCGTCATCAGTGAGACGGATGTTGACGCTCGCAGTGGAGAATCAGATGATCTCAAGGAACGGAAACGAGATCACTGCAGAGTTCCTCTTTGACAAGCAGGTCATATCTCCAGAGATGAGCTCGAGTCTGAGGGACTCCATAGATGTCAAGAGTGACTACAGTCCGATGCTCTAG
- a CDS encoding AAA family ATPase, with product MESPLWSVKYRPSSWDEFLGQDVAVSSLRNLAGLQTCPNLILLGPYGTGKSSAALVFARALLGEVMDSNFLYLNVRDVTMYPITKAKRTIQDLAKLERSERTPLDEYMSTVYRAAKDSMKVRGEAGEPNRSQMLLQAITLFASTMTVAQDKVKLLVLDEADALSIDMQQALRRTMEVFSEVCRFVFITPSLSGWVPALISRCVVLKFSSIEQSVIERQIQSISEREGVRIDDLAVRAIARACDGDLRRAINLLQVCSASGKTVTEDTVYEQSETPLQRGVREAVTLAVDGSYVESRNRVRRLVTIEGYSEREVLHEIGAELMKRPFSPKVRSAFLDRVSELDYRMVEARNQFIHLSAMLASIWRMSRELSS from the coding sequence TTGGAATCTCCTCTCTGGTCAGTGAAGTATAGACCTTCTTCATGGGATGAGTTCCTTGGACAGGACGTGGCGGTATCGAGCCTGAGAAACCTCGCAGGCTTGCAGACCTGCCCCAATCTGATTCTATTGGGCCCATATGGCACGGGCAAGTCTTCAGCCGCGTTGGTGTTTGCCCGAGCACTACTCGGTGAGGTGATGGATTCCAACTTCCTCTATCTGAATGTCAGAGATGTCACGATGTACCCCATCACCAAAGCCAAGCGGACAATTCAGGACTTGGCCAAGCTTGAACGGTCTGAGCGGACACCACTCGACGAGTACATGTCAACAGTGTATCGTGCCGCCAAGGACTCGATGAAGGTGCGAGGGGAGGCAGGTGAGCCGAATCGCAGCCAGATGCTCTTGCAGGCTATCACACTCTTTGCCTCCACGATGACAGTCGCCCAAGACAAGGTGAAACTGCTCGTGCTAGATGAAGCTGATGCACTGAGCATCGATATGCAGCAGGCTCTCAGGAGGACCATGGAGGTGTTCAGTGAAGTATGCAGGTTTGTATTCATCACACCAAGTCTCTCAGGATGGGTACCCGCTCTGATATCGCGCTGTGTGGTGCTGAAGTTCTCATCAATTGAGCAGTCAGTCATTGAACGACAGATCCAGAGTATCTCAGAACGAGAAGGCGTAAGAATTGACGACTTGGCGGTCCGTGCAATCGCAAGAGCGTGCGACGGAGACCTCCGTCGTGCAATCAATCTGTTGCAGGTCTGTTCAGCGTCTGGCAAGACTGTGACAGAAGACACGGTCTATGAGCAGTCGGAGACTCCACTTCAGCGAGGGGTCCGAGAGGCCGTCACTCTTGCAGTGGATGGGTCCTATGTCGAGAGTCGAAACAGAGTGCGCAGGCTGGTGACAATTGAGGGATACTCTGAGCGGGAGGTACTGCATGAGATTGGTGCGGAACTCATGAAGAGGCCATTCAGTCCGAAGGTCCGCTCAGCTTTCTTGGACAGAGTCTCGGAACTAGACTACAGAATGGTTGAGGCGCGCAACCAGTTCATCCACCTGAGTGCAATGCTTGCATCAATCTGGAGAATGTCTCGTGAACTCAGCAGCTAG
- a CDS encoding helicase-associated domain-containing protein, translating to MVGEALETELQEMLREDLLAACQVWEVDMSTSQSGEKLTELLAKKMRDKTSRESVFATFSPNERDLLGLLSLSGGAMSYDRLKPYRRIYSYGQLNQTERDLRKKGIIVRRVVSRLTEYGREVAEFKIVDFFIPHLTTYFLRKPAPNPELPKKAKSIVDERDALIVDMLLLVSHLAKREIHMTSSWEFPKREIDHISATMSKPTEERFDLVQKLARKAGAYAIVQNDRAVPNNAEILFKGKRDQVSRRILLSTLGRTRAIWATPDQPTEYTLNLAICRLREAKIGEWVSVQEMVEWIRSELFAENEPLKWIQVDEERVAVALETPMLLGLVEGAFKGKTLLAVSLTQTGATVIAKEPPPAQQTQDTFFVQPNFEVSCYTSEMDYYKLYQLMLFSEPVKVDVVTILRITDKSVFQAIEAGLRGEDILGFLERESSKPVPANVARSIRDWTSQTTFATVENVTLFETETQEDLDDLLLLEVFSKHVVRRVGPTAVVVKSDIDQISEDLRKHKCNVRKVGVAPVETDLSAGAQIAEHTILYAETPALDVPESCLACPALQSCNRALRRKGRSRKASTE from the coding sequence ATGGTTGGAGAAGCGCTCGAAACAGAACTGCAGGAGATGCTGAGAGAGGACCTCCTGGCGGCATGCCAAGTATGGGAAGTCGACATGAGCACGAGTCAGTCTGGTGAGAAGCTGACCGAGCTCCTTGCAAAGAAGATGAGGGACAAGACATCCAGAGAATCCGTGTTCGCGACATTCTCTCCCAACGAGAGAGATCTTCTGGGTCTGCTGTCTCTCAGCGGGGGAGCAATGAGCTATGACAGACTGAAGCCCTACAGAAGGATATACAGCTATGGACAGCTCAACCAGACAGAGAGGGACTTGAGGAAGAAGGGCATCATAGTGAGGAGGGTTGTATCACGTCTGACAGAGTACGGCAGGGAAGTCGCCGAGTTCAAGATAGTGGACTTCTTCATCCCGCATCTCACAACCTACTTTCTTAGGAAGCCCGCACCCAATCCAGAACTACCCAAGAAAGCAAAGTCCATCGTAGATGAGAGAGATGCGCTAATCGTTGACATGTTGCTGCTTGTCTCTCACCTCGCCAAGCGAGAGATACACATGACAAGCTCGTGGGAGTTTCCCAAGAGAGAGATTGACCACATCAGTGCCACCATGTCAAAGCCGACTGAGGAGAGATTCGACCTCGTTCAAAAGCTGGCACGAAAGGCAGGCGCCTACGCCATTGTCCAGAACGACAGAGCCGTCCCCAACAATGCTGAGATTCTCTTCAAGGGAAAGAGGGACCAAGTGTCCCGAAGAATCCTGCTGTCTACACTTGGTCGGACTCGTGCCATCTGGGCTACTCCTGACCAGCCGACGGAGTACACTCTGAATCTCGCCATCTGTAGACTGCGTGAAGCCAAGATAGGTGAGTGGGTCAGTGTTCAAGAGATGGTCGAGTGGATTCGAAGTGAGCTGTTTGCTGAGAACGAACCCCTGAAGTGGATACAGGTAGACGAGGAACGAGTTGCAGTCGCCCTTGAGACCCCAATGCTGCTGGGTCTTGTCGAAGGAGCATTCAAGGGCAAGACACTACTTGCAGTGTCTCTTACTCAGACTGGGGCAACGGTAATAGCCAAGGAACCGCCTCCTGCGCAGCAGACACAGGATACCTTCTTCGTGCAGCCCAACTTTGAGGTCTCGTGTTACACGAGCGAGATGGACTACTACAAGCTGTACCAACTGATGTTATTCTCCGAGCCAGTGAAGGTGGATGTGGTGACCATACTCCGTATCACCGACAAGTCCGTCTTCCAAGCGATAGAGGCAGGACTGCGAGGGGAGGACATTCTTGGCTTCCTCGAGCGAGAGAGCTCCAAGCCAGTCCCAGCAAACGTGGCTCGCTCAATAAGAGACTGGACATCACAGACCACATTCGCCACGGTCGAGAACGTCACACTCTTCGAGACAGAGACCCAAGAAGATCTTGACGACCTTCTTCTGCTCGAGGTCTTCTCAAAGCATGTGGTTCGCAGAGTCGGCCCCACCGCGGTTGTGGTGAAGAGCGACATAGACCAGATCAGCGAGGACCTTAGAAAGCATAAGTGCAATGTGAGAAAGGTGGGTGTTGCACCTGTTGAAACAGACTTGTCTGCCGGAGCCCAGATTGCGGAGCACACGATACTGTATGCTGAAACCCCCGCTTTAGATGTGCCCGAGTCATGTCTGGCATGTCCCGCACTTCAGTCGTGCAACAGGGCACTGAGAAGGAAAGGCCGTTCAAGGAAGGCATCAACCGAATGA